Proteins from a single region of Acipenser ruthenus chromosome 31, fAciRut3.2 maternal haplotype, whole genome shotgun sequence:
- the LOC117396976 gene encoding noelin isoform X1, with the protein MSVPLLKIGVVLSTMAMITNWMSQTLPSLVGLNTTKLTATTGNLDRSTGVLPANPEESWQVYSSAQDSEGRCICTVVAPQQAMCSRDARTKQLRQLLEKVQNMTQSIEVLDRRTQRDLQYVEKMETQMRGLESRFKQVEENHKQQLARQYKAIKTKMEELRPLIPVLEEYKADAKLVMQFKEEVQNLTSVLNELQEEIGAYDYEELQNRVSNLEERLRACMQKLACGKLTGISDPVTIKASGSRFGSWMTDPLAPEGDNRVWYMDGYHNNRFVREYKSIADFMNTDNFTSHRLPHPWSGTGQVVYNGSIYFNKFQSHIIIKFDFKTSSISKTRTLDYAGYNNMYHYAWGGHSDIDLMVDEGGLWAVYATNQNAGNIVISKLDPNTLQVLQSWATNHPKRSAGEAFMICGTLYVTNGYSGGTKVYYAFQTNTSTYEYIDIPFQNKYSHISMLDYNPKDRALYAWNNGHQVLYNVTLFHVIRSDEL; encoded by the exons GTGTTGCCAGCTAATCCAGAGGAGTCCTGGCAGGTGTACAGCTCAGCCCAGGACAGCGAGGGCAGATGTATCTGCACAGTGGTGGCGCCCCAGCAGGCGATGTGTTCACGTGATGCCAGGACCAAGCAGCTGAGACAGCTTCTGGAAAAA GTGCAAAACATGACACAGTCCATCGAGGTCCTAGACCGACGGACCCAGAGGGATCTACAGTACGTAGAGAAGATGGAGACCCAGATGCGAGGTTTAGAATCCAGGTTTAAGCAGGTGGAGGAAAACCACAAGCAGCAACTGGCTAGACAATATAAG GCAATAAAAACGAAAATGGAGGAACTTAGGCCTTTGATACCAGTGTTGGAGGAGTACAAAGCCGATGCAAAATTGGTAATGCAGTTTAAAGAGGAAGTCCAGAATCTGACGTCAGTTCTTAACGAACTCCAGGAGGAGATTGGCGCCTATGACTACGAGGAACTTCAGAACAGAGTGTCAAATCTTGAAGAAAGGCTCCGTGCATGCATGCAAAAATTAG CTTGCGGCAAATTGACAGGAATAAGCGACCCTGTTACAATAAAAGCATCTGGATCAAGGTTTGGATCGTGGATGACTGACCCCCTGGCTCCAGAAGGCGATAACCGG GTTTGGTACATGGATGGCTACCACAACAACCGTTTTGTGCGGGAGTACAAGTCCATAGCTGACTTCATGAACACGGACAACTTCACCTCCCACCGCCTCCCCCACCCTTGGTCTGGCACTGGCCAGGTGGTCTACAACGGCTCCATCTACTTCAACAAGTTCCAAAGCCACATCATCATCAAGTTCGACTTCAAGACCTCGTCTATCAGCAAGACACGCACCCTGGACTACGCTGGCTACAACAACATGTACCACTATGCCTGGGGCGGCCACTCGGACATCGATCTCATGGTGGATGAGGGGGGCCTGTGGGCAGTCTATGCCACAAACCAGAATGCCGGGAACATCGTCATTAGCAAGCTAGACCCCAACACCCTTCAGGTCCTGCAGAGCTGGGCAACAAACCACCCCAAACGGAGCGCTGGAGAGGCCTTTATGATCTGTGGCACCCTCTATGTCACCAATGGCTACTCAGGAGGAACCAAGGTCTACTATGCCTTCCAAACCAACACCTCCACCTACGAATACATTGATATCCCTTTCCAAAACAAGTACTCCCATATCTCTATGCTGGACTACAATCCCAAGGACAGGGCACTGTATGCATGGAACAACGGACACCAGGTGCTCTATAATGTTACCCTGTTCCATGTCATCAGGTCTGATGAGTTGTAG
- the LOC117396976 gene encoding noelin isoform X2, whose amino-acid sequence MQEMQPASKLMSLILLILMGTELTQVLPANPEESWQVYSSAQDSEGRCICTVVAPQQAMCSRDARTKQLRQLLEKVQNMTQSIEVLDRRTQRDLQYVEKMETQMRGLESRFKQVEENHKQQLARQYKAIKTKMEELRPLIPVLEEYKADAKLVMQFKEEVQNLTSVLNELQEEIGAYDYEELQNRVSNLEERLRACMQKLACGKLTGISDPVTIKASGSRFGSWMTDPLAPEGDNRVWYMDGYHNNRFVREYKSIADFMNTDNFTSHRLPHPWSGTGQVVYNGSIYFNKFQSHIIIKFDFKTSSISKTRTLDYAGYNNMYHYAWGGHSDIDLMVDEGGLWAVYATNQNAGNIVISKLDPNTLQVLQSWATNHPKRSAGEAFMICGTLYVTNGYSGGTKVYYAFQTNTSTYEYIDIPFQNKYSHISMLDYNPKDRALYAWNNGHQVLYNVTLFHVIRSDEL is encoded by the exons GTGTTGCCAGCTAATCCAGAGGAGTCCTGGCAGGTGTACAGCTCAGCCCAGGACAGCGAGGGCAGATGTATCTGCACAGTGGTGGCGCCCCAGCAGGCGATGTGTTCACGTGATGCCAGGACCAAGCAGCTGAGACAGCTTCTGGAAAAA GTGCAAAACATGACACAGTCCATCGAGGTCCTAGACCGACGGACCCAGAGGGATCTACAGTACGTAGAGAAGATGGAGACCCAGATGCGAGGTTTAGAATCCAGGTTTAAGCAGGTGGAGGAAAACCACAAGCAGCAACTGGCTAGACAATATAAG GCAATAAAAACGAAAATGGAGGAACTTAGGCCTTTGATACCAGTGTTGGAGGAGTACAAAGCCGATGCAAAATTGGTAATGCAGTTTAAAGAGGAAGTCCAGAATCTGACGTCAGTTCTTAACGAACTCCAGGAGGAGATTGGCGCCTATGACTACGAGGAACTTCAGAACAGAGTGTCAAATCTTGAAGAAAGGCTCCGTGCATGCATGCAAAAATTAG CTTGCGGCAAATTGACAGGAATAAGCGACCCTGTTACAATAAAAGCATCTGGATCAAGGTTTGGATCGTGGATGACTGACCCCCTGGCTCCAGAAGGCGATAACCGG GTTTGGTACATGGATGGCTACCACAACAACCGTTTTGTGCGGGAGTACAAGTCCATAGCTGACTTCATGAACACGGACAACTTCACCTCCCACCGCCTCCCCCACCCTTGGTCTGGCACTGGCCAGGTGGTCTACAACGGCTCCATCTACTTCAACAAGTTCCAAAGCCACATCATCATCAAGTTCGACTTCAAGACCTCGTCTATCAGCAAGACACGCACCCTGGACTACGCTGGCTACAACAACATGTACCACTATGCCTGGGGCGGCCACTCGGACATCGATCTCATGGTGGATGAGGGGGGCCTGTGGGCAGTCTATGCCACAAACCAGAATGCCGGGAACATCGTCATTAGCAAGCTAGACCCCAACACCCTTCAGGTCCTGCAGAGCTGGGCAACAAACCACCCCAAACGGAGCGCTGGAGAGGCCTTTATGATCTGTGGCACCCTCTATGTCACCAATGGCTACTCAGGAGGAACCAAGGTCTACTATGCCTTCCAAACCAACACCTCCACCTACGAATACATTGATATCCCTTTCCAAAACAAGTACTCCCATATCTCTATGCTGGACTACAATCCCAAGGACAGGGCACTGTATGCATGGAACAACGGACACCAGGTGCTCTATAATGTTACCCTGTTCCATGTCATCAGGTCTGATGAGTTGTAG